In the genome of Phlebotomus papatasi isolate M1 chromosome 2, Ppap_2.1, whole genome shotgun sequence, one region contains:
- the LOC129803529 gene encoding zinc finger protein 287 isoform X1: protein MCRILIYGCHAVEQKITTEGVQTVIPCRQIDDSKDDKRNERYQEFDAEIVIAHARFPESHKLVFVQNAKEEEFEVKSETEELGEVVVPIEPYSPKEESDRLSRLSDSEDQERENEPKVDPLKKRRKVRKPQKPISDAPYNCSECGKILKARRTYLTHMHRHRKRKYFCELCSRTFTDLENLKRHMRKHTGERAFPCNICPKSFNSRYHLEDHIRIHTNERPFQCSHCPNAFPSKSNLHSHMRTHVGVKVVCELCGKTLSSMSCLTKHMTSHKDLKFECSVCKKTFSSIAIRDRHVKTHTGEKKHKCNICDKAFVRKDHAKNHMAMHVKRARDKP, encoded by the exons ATGTGTCGTATTCTAATTTATGGATGTCACGCTGTGGAGCAGAAAATAACAACCGAAGGAGTACAAACGGTAATACCGTGCAGGCAAATTGATGACTCCAAGGACGACAAGAGAAACGAGAGATACCAAGAATTTGATGCAGAAATTGTGATAGCCCATGCCAGATTTCCTGAATCTCACAAATTAGTATTTGTTCAGAATGCTAAAGAAGAGGAGTTTGAGGTCAAGAGTGAAACTGAAGAACTTGGAGAAGTGGTCGTACCAATTGAACCATATTCACCAAAGGAAGAATCTGACAGACTGAG TAGGTTGTCCGACAGTGAAGATCAAGAACGAGAAAATGAACCAAAGGTTGATCCATTGAAGAAGAGAAGGAAAGTACGAAAACCACAGAAACCTATTTCTGACGCTCCATACAACTGTTCAGAATGCGGAAAGATCCTCAAAGCCAGGCGAACCTATCTCACTCACATGCATAGACATCGCAAACGGAAGTATTTCTGTGAACTCTGTTCTAGAACCTTCACCGACCTAGAAAACCTAAAGAGGCATATGCGTAAACACACGGGAGAGAGAGCATTTCCCTGCAACATCTGTCCGAAATCTTTCAATTCTCGCTACCATCTCGAGGATCATATTCGCATCCATACAAATGAGCGCCCCTTCCAATGTTCCCACTGTCCAAATGCCTTCCCATCCAAGTCCAATCTTCATTCTCACATGCGAACTCATGTGGGAGTGAAGGTGGTCTGTGAATTATGCGGAAAAACTCTATCGTCAATGTCTTGCCTCACAAAACACATGACCAGCCACAAGGATCTAAAATTTGAGTGTTCTGTCTGCAAGAAAACCTTCTCCTCCATTGCAATACGCGATCGTCATGTAAAAACACATACCGGAGAGAAGAAACACAAATGCAACATTTGCGATAAAGCTTTTGTCCGAAAAGATCATGCTAAGAATCATATGGCTATGCATGTCAAGCGTGCCCGGGATAAGCCATAG
- the LOC129803529 gene encoding zinc finger protein 287 isoform X2, which yields MCRILIYGCHAVEQKITTEGVQTVIPCRQIDDSKDDKRNERYQEFDAEIVIAHARFPESHKLVFVQNAKEEEFEVKSETEELGEVVVPIEPYSPKEESDRLRLSDSEDQERENEPKVDPLKKRRKVRKPQKPISDAPYNCSECGKILKARRTYLTHMHRHRKRKYFCELCSRTFTDLENLKRHMRKHTGERAFPCNICPKSFNSRYHLEDHIRIHTNERPFQCSHCPNAFPSKSNLHSHMRTHVGVKVVCELCGKTLSSMSCLTKHMTSHKDLKFECSVCKKTFSSIAIRDRHVKTHTGEKKHKCNICDKAFVRKDHAKNHMAMHVKRARDKP from the exons ATGTGTCGTATTCTAATTTATGGATGTCACGCTGTGGAGCAGAAAATAACAACCGAAGGAGTACAAACGGTAATACCGTGCAGGCAAATTGATGACTCCAAGGACGACAAGAGAAACGAGAGATACCAAGAATTTGATGCAGAAATTGTGATAGCCCATGCCAGATTTCCTGAATCTCACAAATTAGTATTTGTTCAGAATGCTAAAGAAGAGGAGTTTGAGGTCAAGAGTGAAACTGAAGAACTTGGAGAAGTGGTCGTACCAATTGAACCATATTCACCAAAGGAAGAATCTGACAGACTGAG GTTGTCCGACAGTGAAGATCAAGAACGAGAAAATGAACCAAAGGTTGATCCATTGAAGAAGAGAAGGAAAGTACGAAAACCACAGAAACCTATTTCTGACGCTCCATACAACTGTTCAGAATGCGGAAAGATCCTCAAAGCCAGGCGAACCTATCTCACTCACATGCATAGACATCGCAAACGGAAGTATTTCTGTGAACTCTGTTCTAGAACCTTCACCGACCTAGAAAACCTAAAGAGGCATATGCGTAAACACACGGGAGAGAGAGCATTTCCCTGCAACATCTGTCCGAAATCTTTCAATTCTCGCTACCATCTCGAGGATCATATTCGCATCCATACAAATGAGCGCCCCTTCCAATGTTCCCACTGTCCAAATGCCTTCCCATCCAAGTCCAATCTTCATTCTCACATGCGAACTCATGTGGGAGTGAAGGTGGTCTGTGAATTATGCGGAAAAACTCTATCGTCAATGTCTTGCCTCACAAAACACATGACCAGCCACAAGGATCTAAAATTTGAGTGTTCTGTCTGCAAGAAAACCTTCTCCTCCATTGCAATACGCGATCGTCATGTAAAAACACATACCGGAGAGAAGAAACACAAATGCAACATTTGCGATAAAGCTTTTGTCCGAAAAGATCATGCTAAGAATCATATGGCTATGCATGTCAAGCGTGCCCGGGATAAGCCATAG
- the LOC129803497 gene encoding peroxisomal ATPase PEX1 — MYRRTMTVVYKPLKNNHIVLPEGYFRLVSTYEHGCLNVSFNYGETCHLSWASYPGTNLHDTEVGLNSATAQALGLKEGSIVKCSLVSEAKYVARVFVTPASQTDWEMTQLSASRIQATMLDQTKIVGVDQRIVVWLNKSISVVLKVDKIEPEMEFGRIENDTELIVAPFVSNQLALPAKKANRTSLHIPQEEAEDKFPEILPRNDSKSTVKFSALSKSSTVANVSTFNNSNRIEHKIDLLQDLHRELLLEASTTVEFRVIPKEWRDDHQINEIFTTRTNLPPNFDLSRVYVVKSPENREAFVSVKIRQSDEDFPSNIYPSMEVYEPLLRLLGVKPFERIELKAKNTVLNFIERIDLLPSRNLSFREGRDIEDNFKHFILENTKILPIVLNQEQTVKLAENQFVTIKLIPETFRYCLLDGDIVRESKIFVSDEVRVVRNGGDEKKDEESGKSEFVKVPSFLGIVEDSVENFKRNLCLDGRQRKPLPENLLIVGGANSGKSRICEEILERLSKAPYHCYFDIFFCSRNKGRKPESIHRDLRLIFTTCLTQSPSILLLDNLDVLTKNVGEQHTQDAEYYAKISDTIQSLILEFTATAPISVIATVGSVKSLSGRIYTTRGRHLFQRLVKIPDLDGSDRQFILQEVAGKSGVRGEVNWEKFARLTEGYKFGDLMQFIERAIFHSVKENSKTPRFTEDILKETLKITSNFCLEGIESNSGRNEEADEEISDEIPGLAKATEVLEEVLLWPSKYTSIFAESPLRNQAGVLLFGPPGVGKTFLMAQIAKAWHLRMISVKGPELLAKYIGQSEENVRQLFDRARSARPCVLFFDEFDSLAPRRGHDSTGVTDRVVNQLLTELDGVESLQGVTVIGATSRPELLDPALLRSGRIDRLVECPIPDTNARQEIFVKLSKSLDLNGDVCWKEMAEKTANFTGADIHSVLTSATMIAVKEALARSEEVPDSVMLYQKHLLEALATTRPSLSSQDIARYRKIYAKFTNKDRQAANRDFVAKRATLA, encoded by the exons ATGTATAGACGTACAATGACTGTGGTTTATAAACCACTGAAAAATAATCATATTGTCCTTCCGGAAGGCTACTTTCGTCTGGTCTCTACTTAT GAACATGGATGTCTCAATGTTTCATTCAACTATGGTGAGACATGTCATCTGTCTTGGGCATCGTATCCGGGCACCAATTTGCATGATACAGAAGTGGGATTGAATTCTGCAACTGCTCAGGCATTGGGGCTCAAAGAGGGTTCTATTGTTAAGTGTAGTTTGGTGTCTGAGGCTAAGTATGTGGCTCGGGTGTTTGTTACTCCGGCCAGTCAGACGGATTGGGAGATGACACAGCTCAGTGCTTCGAGGATTCAGGCTACAATGCTCGATCAAACGAAGATTGTTGGTGTTGATCAGAGGATTGTGGTGTGGCTGAATAAGAGTATCTCAGTTGTGTTGAAAGTTGATAAAATTGAGCCTGAGATGGAATTTGGGCGAATTGAAAATGACACTGAATTAATTGTTGCACCTTTTGTGAGCAATCAATTGGCTCTTCCGGCCAAAAAGGCCAATAGAACATCTCTGCATATTCCTCAGGAAGAGGCAGAAGATAAATTTCCGGAAATTTTGCCGAGGAATGATAGTAAAAGTACTGTGAAATTTTCTGCTCTATCAAAAAGTTCAACTGTTGCAAATGTCTCGACATTCAATAATTCCAATAGGATTGAACATAAAATTGATCTACTGCAAGATCTCCATCGGGAACTTCTTCTGGAAGCCAGTACAACTGTGGAATTTCGTGTTATACCGAAGGAATGGAGGGATGATCATCAGATTAATGAGATTTTTACCACTAGAACAaatttaccgccaaattttgaTCTCAGTCGTGTTTATGTGGTGAAAAGTCCTGAGAATCGTGAGGCTTTTGTCAGTGTGAAAATTCGTCAGTCAGATGAGGATTTTCCCAGCAATATCTATCCATCGATGGAAGTTTATGAACCCCTTTTGCGTCTTCTGGGAGTTAAACCGTTTGAAAGGATCGAATTGAAGGCGAAGAATAcagttttgaattttattgagcGAATTGATTTACTTCCAAGTAGAAATTTATCCTTCCGGGAAGGAAGGGACATTGAGGataattttaagcattttatcCTGGAGAATACGAAAATCCTTCCAATTGTTCTGAATCAGGAACAAACAGTTAAATTGgcagaaaatcaatttgtaacgattaaattgattccGGAGACATTTAGGTATTGCCTTTTGGATGGAGATATTGTCAGGGAATCGAAGATTTTTGTCAGTGACGAGGTGAGAGTGGTCAGGAATGGTGGAGATGAGAAAAAGGATGAGGAGAGTGGAAAGAGTGAATTTGTCAAAGTTCCATCTTTTTTGGGAATTGTGGAGGATTCTGTGGAGAATTTCAAAAGGAATCTCTGCCTCGATGGACGTCAGAGAAAACCTCTTccggaaaatttattaattgtgGGCGGTGCGAATAGTGGGAAGAGTcgaatttgtgaagaaatccTCGAGAGACTATCAAAAGCACCGTATCACTGCtactttgacatttttttctgttctcGGAATAAGGGAAGAAAACCCGAATCAATCCATCGAGATTTACGTCTCATCTTCACCACGTGCCTCACACAGAGTCCATCGATTCTGCTCCTGGACAATCTCGATGTGCTGACCAAGAATGTTGGAGAACAGCATACGCAAGATGCTGAATACTATGCCAAAATCTCTGATACCATTCAGAGTCTAATCCTAGAATTCACAGCCACTGCTCCAATTTCTGTAATTGCCACCGTGGGGAGTGTAAAGTCTCTCTCCGGAAGGATTTACACAACCCGGGGCAGGCATCTGTTTCAGCGTCTTGTAAAGATTCCCGATCTCGATGGTTCAGACAGGCAATTCATCTTACAGGAAGTGGCAGGAAAAAGTGGTGTCCGTGGTGAGGTAAATTGGGAGAAATTTGCCAGATTGACAGAAGGCTATAAATTTGGAGATCTTATGCAATTCATAGAACGGGCAATTTTCCACAGTGTCAAGGAGAATTCCAAGACTCCAAGATTTACTGAGGATATCCTCAAGGAAACACTAAAAATCACAAGTAATTTCTGCCTGGAAGGTATAGAGAGCAATAGTGGGAGGAATGAAGAGGCTGACGAGGAAATATCCGACGAGATACCTGGCCTTGCAAAGGCTACAGAAGTTCTCGAAGAAGTTCTTCTCTGGCCATCAAAGTACACAAGTATTTTTGCCGAATCTCCGCTTCGGAATCAAGCTGGTGTTTTGCTCTTTGGTCCACCAGGAGTTGGTAAAACCTTCCTTATGGCCCAAATAGCCAAAGCCTGGCATCTGCGAATGATTTCGGTAAAGGGACCCGAACTCCTGGCCAAGTACATTGGTCAGAGTGAAGAGAATGTACGACAGTTGTTCGATCGAGCCCGAAGTGCTCGTCCCTGTGTTCTATTCTTTGACGAATTCGACAGTTTAGCCCCTAGACGGGGTCATGATTCCACAGGAGTGACAGATCGTGTGGTTAATCAGCTCCTGACTGAATTGGATGGAGTAGAATCACTTCAGGGAGTAACAGTCATTGGGGCCACCTCACGTCCAGAACTTCTCGATCCGGCTCTTTTGCGTTCTGGTCGGATTGATCGTCTTGTAGAATGTCCTATTCCTGATACAAATGCTCGACAGGAGATCTTTGTGAAATTGTCCAAGAGCCTCGATCTAAATGGGGATGTTTGTTGGAAGGAGATGGCAGAGAAAACTGCAAACTTTACAGGAGCGGATATTCACAGTGTTCTCACGTCTGCAACGATGATTGCGGTAAAAGAGGCTCTCGCGAGGAGCGAG GAAGTTCCGGATAGTGTGATGCTCTATCAGAAGCATCTTCTTGAGGCTCTAGCCACTACCAGGCCTTCACTTAGTTCGCAGGACATTGCACGATATCGTAAGATTTATGCAAAGTTCACCAACAAAGATCGTCAGGCAGCTAATAGGGATTTTGTGGCTAAAAGAGCGACTTTagcataa
- the LOC129803513 gene encoding uncharacterized protein LOC129803513, whose protein sequence is MYADGFKYWLAYSKNNIKYYRCCLHKKQCPGRCVVEDGRAVRITTEHNHDPEPDRIVVEKFRKVLTRRAATETTDLHNIYWEEASHRHGEAALLYSYNLAESAMRKARRKQLPTVPTTMYELTEALKVSELFRVSCGNRKEAFYRTTVDLEEGSCVIFMHAKTLQAVGKVEEMHVDASVDCIARPRGHLLTIHAVQGHKGVPILYAILTTKSQSTFAAVFAFLRENYPSQVVPSIILTNFDAAMHFALLYTFPEANLKGSWFHYTDAVVGRLKHLRLQREITKGHGACALKMLLVLPFLPADHMAAGLVALKKWMQEKKVFTVGLSTICTYVEHEWLRGVGPEKMSMFGVNRCTNTYVQTFNKELLDTIDGRNNIIWHFLDSLTHIATKTYTKLARRAKDTGLPGPKPPRKTQMATEEIIRVATEQWIRTPLHLRSPFQFLQMASHCINDSNYAVIVSTIAAPPDTPDTPAAPPATKRKAPEPIIDIHSNVTFVEVPQITQPLRFISSDPPPLAFFPKVTATKKNLRTRPRFPLEPPPLVPISRRKVS, encoded by the coding sequence ATGTACGCAGATGGCTTCAAGTATTGGTTAGCATATTCAAAGAACAACATCAAGTATTATCGTTGTTGCTTGCACAAGAAACAATGCCCTGGACGATGTGTGGTGGAAGATGGTAGAGCTGTTAGAATTACAACTGAACACAATCACGATCCGGAACCCGATAGAATTGTCGTGGAGAAATTCCGGAAGGTTCTCACACGTCGAGCCGCCACAGAAACTACAGATCTGCATAATATCTATTGGGAGGAGGCTAGCCATAGGCATGGTGAGGCAGCTCTCTTGTATAGCTACAATCTTGCCGAGAGTGCAATGAGAAAGGCTCGACGGAAGCAATTGCCCACAGTTCCCACAACAATGTACGAACTGACTGAGGCACTGAAGGTATCAGAGCTATTCCGGGTGAGCTGTGGCAATCGCAAAGAAGCATTCTATCGAACTACAGTAGATCTGGAGGAAGGTAGCTGTGTCATCTTTATGCATGCCAAAACCCTTCAGGCTGTTGGCAAAGTCGAAGAGATGCATGTAGATGCATCAGTGGATTGTATAGCTCGACCCCGGGGACACCTTTTGACCATTCATGCTGTTCAGGGTCACAAAGGTGTTCCCATCTTGTATGCAATCCTCACTACAAAATCTCAATCAACTTTTGCGGCAGTTTTTGCCTTTCTACGAGAAAACTATCCCAGTCAAGTGGTACCTAGTATCATTCTGACCAACTTTGATGCTGCTATGCACTTTGCCCTACTCTACACATTCCCCGAGGCCAATCTCAAAGGATCCTGGTTTCACTATACAGACGCCGTTGTTGGACGCCTGAAGCACCTCAGGCTGCAGCGTGAGATTACAAAAGGACACGGAGCCTGTGCTCTCAAGATGCTCCTTGTCTTGCCTTTCCTGCCAGCAGATCACATGGCTGCTGGCCTGGTGGCCCTTAAGAAGTGGATGCAAGAGAAGAAAGTCTTCACCGTGGGCCTTTCCACAATCTGCACTTATGTGGAACATGAATGGCTGAGAGGAGTAGGCCCAGAGAAGATGTCAATGTTTGGAGTCAATCGCTGCACCAATACCTACGTCCAAACTTTCAACAAAGAACTCCTGGACACTATCGATGGAAGAAATAATATCATCTGGCACTTTCTCGATTCCCTAACTCACATTGCCACAAAGACCTACACAAAATTGGCCAGGAGGGCCAAGGATACAGGTCTTCCAGGACCTAAACCACCCCGAAAGACCCAAATGGCCACGGAAGAGATCATTCGAGTGGCAACAGAACAATGGATCAGGACTCCACTTCATCTCAGATCTCCCTTTCAATTCCTCCAAATGGCCAGTCACTGCATCAATGACAGTAACTATGCTGTAATTGTCAGCACAATTGCAGCCCCTCCGGACACCCCAGACACACCTGCAGCCCCACCGGCTACAAAACGAAAAGCTCCAGAGCCCATCATTGACATTCATAGCAATGTAACCTTCGTGGAAGTTCCCCAAATAACCCAGCCATTGAGATTCATTTCCTCTGATCCACCACCATTAGCCTTCTTTCCCAAAGTCACCGCCACAAAGAAGAATTTACGCACACGACCACGCTTCCCCCTAGAACCACCACCTCTTGTTCCCATTAGCAGAAGAAAAGTCTCATGA